In Bradyrhizobium sp. 195, the sequence CTCACCAGCGTTCCGCGGACGATGCGCCGATCCTGCATGCCAACATCCGCGGACCGCGCTACTACAATTAGGAGATCATCCCTTGCTCACCCATCCGACCCTCGACCGCCTCAACGCCCTCGGCCTCCACGGCATGGCCAAGGCCTTCGCCGACATCGAAGCCACCGGTGAGGCCGCAAGCCTCGGTCACACCGAATGGCTTGCGCTGCTGCTCGAACGTGAAGCCTCGCTGCGGCACGACAAACGGCTCGCCACTCGCCTGCGCTACGCCAAGCTGCGCCAGCAGGCGTGCGTCGAGGACATCGACTACCGCACCCCGCGCGGTCTCGACCGCCCGCTGTTCGCTAAGCTTGTCGAGGGCCGCTGGATCGACGACCACGTCAATCTCCTGATCTGCGGCCCGGCCGGCGTTGGCAAGAGTTGGCTCGCCTCGGCGCTCGGCCACAAGGCCTGTCGCGACAATCGCTCCGTGCTCTATCAGCGCGTCCCGCGACTGTTCGACGATCTGGCGCTCGCCCGCGGCGACGGCCGCCATCCACGCCTGTTGCGCGGCCTTGGCCGTGTCGATCTGCTGATCCTCGATGATTGGGGACTCGAGCCGCTCGACGCCGGTGCCCGTCACGACCTCCTGGAAATCCTCGAAGATCGCTACGGTCATCGCTCCACCATCGTCACCAGCCAGCTCCCCGTGGACCAGTGGCATCTGCTCATTGGAGATCCCACCTATGCCGACGCCGTGCTCGATCGCCTCGTCCACAATGCCCATCGGCTCGACCTCACCGGTGAGAGCCTGCGCCGAACCCGGCAATCCGCCCGAAAGACCTGAGCCCGTGGCGCTGTGGACATGCCGCTGCGCTTGGACAACGCAATCGCGTTGCCCACATGCCCACAGCAACTGCAGAAGAAGAAAAACAGGTCGAAGTCGCGATTCCAGATTGACCACGCGGCTTGACCGATGCCAGAGAACCAGCCGGCCAGAACGCCTCGCCGCTGGGCGAGATCAAATCGGAAAGGTGGGCGACATCGTCTCGGAATCCACGGGCGACTTCATATCGGTACGCCTGGGCGACTTCGTCGGAATCCGCAGTCGCCATGGTAGTTCTCCTTGATCTCTGTTTTCCGAGCCCGCACCTTGCGGCCTCGATGGTGATGGACAGGCCGGAGGCGATCGACGGCGCACCCCGGAGGGGCTCGACAGCAAAGGAGGAGCTTTCTTGGTTCGCGAGGAATGACGGCGCAGCCGGCAGGGGAAGAAAGTTGTGACGCCGCTGTTGCGCCATAGGCGGTCGAGGCTTCAGCCGGCCTTCGGCCAGATCCATCCATCGAAGAGGCCGTTTGGTGCGCTCGATCCGAACAGAGCTGACATCAGGGAGAACGTGGCGATCCTCGCGTCCCGCAAAGTCCGGCAAGCGAATTCGACGGAGATTGGCTCCCGTGCTGCCTGGCGACGGACGGATCTAAATTTCCGCGACCGCACTTGAGTAACACGCCCATCGACTCGAGTTGCCGGCCGTGTTTGTGAGACGTCACCGCCTAGACCACCGCGTCTCAACAACCGCTGTTAGCTCGGCCCCCCGCGACGATTCGAGTGTCGACGCACGGGCCGCTCTCTATCGAATATCGAAGATGAGCACCGCGAGCGCTCTGGGCGCCTGATCTGGTCCCGCCCCAGCCGCCGCTAGGGTGTTAGCCCTGCGCGAAATCCCGTCCGACTGGTCCGGGTGCGGCCATAGCTGTAAAGCGGATGAACGCCGTGATGGTGACGGCGGCGGCGCCAACAATCGCGAAGATCGTTTGCCAGGTGGGCGAAGGCATCGCCATCTGGGCGATTCCGTGCGTCGCGCTGTAACCGGCAAAGGTGGCGGGCGCGACATAGAGGAGGATGATCAAGAGTCTAAGCCAAGTCCATGGCACGTAGGCGAGCGCGAGTTCGCCAATGCAAATGGTTGCACCGCTCGCCACGAGCCCTGCTGCGGTGCCGCCGAGCACTCCGGCGCTGGTGTGGAAGGCCCAGATGCCGATCGTCAGGCCAACGAAGAGGGGCAGTGCGAAGACAGCGAGCGTGAACAGCAGCCAGCAGAAAAAGCCGATGCTAACGACGATGAGCAGTGGTCCAAAGAAAATCATGGCGGTGGTCTCCGTGAGATAAAGGTCTGACGGTCGCGCCTTCCACCACCACCACGGCGCAGCTGACAGCATAGCCACAAACGGCGGCGGCCGGGAGCGGAAATCCGAAAGGACCTCCGCTCGCCGGCCAACGATCTGCAGCGCCCTTCGTCATTGGAAGGGATCGAATTCGTGGATGACGGCGGCCGGATCGCCCTCGTATTCGGCGGCCGGCATGACGCCGTATCCGCCCATGCCGGTACGGAAGATGACGACGCAGACCATGAGGGTGGTGGCGAGGTTCCAGGCGTTGGCGAAGGCAAGGGCTTGAGACATCGGTCCGGCTCCTGTTCTGAGGCGGGGACCATCCCCGCGCGACAGGCGCCCGATGTGTCCGGGCGTGGGCCGCAATCACCGCGCAGGCGAAGACGAAGCGGCGGCACGCTTCAGCGTAAGCCGACCCCTTGCGGGTTGATGGCGTCAGGCCTGCGGCCGGATCAAGGATAAGCGCCAAAGCAGCGGGGTGGTGTCCGCCAAACACGACGCTGGTTGTCGAGGCTGCGTGGCTCTCGGCTGGAATATCGTCGCCGTCACGGTGCGGTGGCTGATCGGCTAGAATGGATTGTGAGTCGAAGTGCGGTTGAGGGGGCCGGGATGGTGGAGTTCACAGGACGCGACCTGCATCTGGTGAAGAAAGCGCTCGCGATCGCGGTGCTGGCGATCGAGTGTCACGCTGGGCCGCTTCAGTCGGCTTCCGATCAAAGCGACATGAAGACGTTGCTCGATGATATGATCGAGAACGACACCGAGCTGGCCTTTTATGCGTGCGCGGCAAGGATCGCCGTGACCGGCGAGCCCGACTGAATGGAGCCGATCACCAATACGGGGCAGTCCGTCGACTGCCTGACCGCCTTAGCGCCTGAAGCCGTATAGCGGAAACACGGCAGCCTCGTGGTTCCAGCGCAGCAGAATGCGCGGCCAGCGATGCAAAGCACAGATACTGACGTTCGATAGAAGGGAAGCGGTAACCGGACGTCTCCCCTCTGAGCATCATCGGCGATCGCCGCGGCAAAAGAGAGAGCCTACGATTTATGAGCCTTGTCCTGATATTATTTATCGAGGAACTGCGATTCTTCCGGTGCTGACTTCCCGCCTTCGTCC encodes:
- the istB gene encoding IS21-like element helper ATPase IstB produces the protein MLTHPTLDRLNALGLHGMAKAFADIEATGEAASLGHTEWLALLLEREASLRHDKRLATRLRYAKLRQQACVEDIDYRTPRGLDRPLFAKLVEGRWIDDHVNLLICGPAGVGKSWLASALGHKACRDNRSVLYQRVPRLFDDLALARGDGRHPRLLRGLGRVDLLILDDWGLEPLDAGARHDLLEILEDRYGHRSTIVTSQLPVDQWHLLIGDPTYADAVLDRLVHNAHRLDLTGESLRRTRQSARKT